In one Butyrivibrio proteoclasticus B316 genomic region, the following are encoded:
- a CDS encoding FAD-dependent oxidoreductase, translating to MLVLELAKLITDRYVKKLTNKINNRDPEYWMLDHILNKEQVKFLLNFKKTRVPYSIEELAQMNNMPVDKTQEMVDRLKWIGIIEQNRAKTADKHRQYELPIFVPGSAEFMMMQDKLTDEFPELATFFNLMTQLPLAGITQMVPPGGAGVGMHVIPVEKAISLENQSVPVEHLSRWIDMYDKYGISECSCRKQQAMRGEGSGEIRGDYCIGMGDMAEYMDDRGIGHYITKEEVYEILERAERHGYVHQITNIDGEGKIVAICNCAPGVCNALRTSQLFNTPNMSASAYRAHVEKDKCVACGKCVEVCPVGAAKLGQKLCKKDGSEVTYPKTELPDKKKWGPEKWNYNYRDDAKINCYKTGTAPCKTACPVHLSVQGYIKMAAEGRYEDALKLIKQDNPFPYICGAVCNRRCEDACTRGTIDQPLAIDEIKKFIASLELKQDKRYVPLCEKHDGGMWSDEYKVAIIGGGPAGLSAAYYLRLNGYPVTVFEKEKRPGGMLMNGIPSYRLEKNIIDAEIDVIRQMGVEFKCGVEVGKDTTIQELRKEGYKAFFIAIGMQGGRMAGIPGETAEGVQTGVDFLRTINQDHSVRLKGATVVVGGGNVAIDVARTAVRAGSSKVTMLCLESPEEMPAAKDEVAEAKEEGIEVLNGWGPREVVTEAGHVKAVIFKKCVSVFDDQHRFNPQFDEGDTIEVPCENLLLSIGQSVQWGKLLEGTKVELNRNGTAIANSLTRQTAEPDIFVGGDVFTGAKFAIDAIAGGREGYVSINRFVHEGNRLDLARDRREFIELDKDDISVETFDNAKRQIPGKKAGVAQETFEDLRLTLTEEQVKTEAARCLGCGATTVDENRCIGCGLCTTKCEFDAIHLTRDVPAASTMVRAEDKLKKVGPYAAKRAGRIVINKILGDK from the coding sequence ATGCTGGTTCTTGAACTGGCCAAGCTGATAACAGACAGATATGTCAAGAAGCTTACTAACAAGATCAATAACAGAGATCCTGAATATTGGATGCTTGATCATATTCTCAACAAGGAACAGGTTAAGTTCCTGCTTAATTTCAAGAAGACCAGAGTTCCTTACTCTATTGAGGAACTGGCTCAGATGAATAATATGCCGGTCGACAAAACGCAGGAGATGGTTGATCGTCTTAAATGGATCGGTATCATTGAACAGAACAGGGCTAAGACTGCGGATAAGCACAGACAGTATGAACTGCCTATTTTTGTTCCGGGTTCAGCAGAGTTTATGATGATGCAGGATAAGCTTACGGATGAATTCCCGGAGCTTGCTACATTTTTTAACCTTATGACACAGCTTCCGCTTGCGGGGATTACCCAGATGGTTCCTCCCGGAGGAGCGGGCGTAGGAATGCACGTTATTCCTGTAGAGAAGGCAATTTCTCTTGAAAATCAGTCAGTACCAGTAGAGCATTTATCCCGCTGGATCGATATGTATGACAAGTATGGCATTTCCGAGTGCTCCTGTCGTAAGCAGCAGGCTATGCGAGGAGAGGGCTCTGGAGAGATACGCGGTGATTACTGTATCGGAATGGGTGATATGGCTGAGTATATGGATGATCGAGGAATCGGTCATTACATTACCAAAGAGGAAGTTTATGAAATCCTTGAGAGAGCAGAGAGACACGGCTATGTACACCAGATAACCAATATTGACGGCGAGGGCAAGATTGTAGCTATTTGTAACTGTGCTCCGGGTGTGTGTAATGCTCTTAGAACATCACAGCTCTTTAATACACCTAACATGTCTGCATCGGCTTACAGAGCACATGTAGAAAAAGATAAATGTGTTGCCTGCGGTAAATGTGTTGAGGTTTGTCCTGTAGGAGCAGCCAAGCTTGGACAGAAGCTTTGCAAAAAAGACGGCTCTGAAGTTACTTATCCCAAGACAGAGCTTCCTGACAAGAAGAAATGGGGACCTGAGAAGTGGAACTACAACTACAGGGATGACGCCAAGATCAATTGCTATAAGACAGGAACAGCTCCTTGTAAGACTGCCTGTCCTGTACACTTATCAGTTCAGGGCTATATCAAGATGGCAGCAGAGGGAAGATATGAAGATGCCCTGAAACTCATCAAGCAGGATAATCCATTCCCTTATATTTGTGGAGCTGTTTGTAACAGACGATGTGAGGATGCCTGCACAAGAGGAACAATTGATCAGCCGCTTGCTATTGATGAAATCAAGAAGTTCATTGCTTCGCTTGAACTTAAACAGGATAAGAGATATGTTCCTCTATGCGAGAAGCATGATGGCGGAATGTGGAGCGATGAGTACAAGGTAGCTATTATAGGTGGAGGCCCGGCCGGTCTTTCTGCCGCTTATTATCTCAGACTCAACGGTTATCCTGTTACTGTTTTTGAAAAAGAGAAGAGACCTGGCGGAATGCTCATGAATGGTATTCCTAGCTATCGTCTTGAAAAGAACATAATTGATGCTGAGATAGATGTTATCAGACAGATGGGCGTAGAGTTCAAATGCGGAGTAGAGGTAGGTAAGGATACTACTATCCAGGAACTTAGGAAAGAAGGCTATAAGGCGTTCTTTATCGCAATCGGTATGCAAGGTGGCAGGATGGCAGGCATTCCGGGAGAGACTGCAGAAGGTGTTCAGACAGGTGTTGATTTCCTTCGCACTATCAATCAGGATCACAGCGTAAGATTAAAGGGAGCTACAGTCGTTGTTGGTGGCGGTAATGTTGCTATTGACGTTGCCAGAACAGCTGTCAGAGCCGGATCTTCAAAGGTTACAATGCTCTGTCTTGAGAGCCCTGAAGAGATGCCTGCAGCCAAGGATGAAGTAGCTGAGGCTAAGGAAGAAGGAATAGAAGTTCTAAACGGATGGGGACCAAGAGAGGTTGTTACTGAGGCTGGACATGTCAAGGCAGTTATCTTCAAGAAATGCGTAAGTGTATTTGATGATCAGCATAGATTTAATCCTCAATTTGACGAGGGTGATACAATAGAAGTTCCTTGTGAGAATCTTCTTCTTTCAATCGGACAGTCGGTTCAGTGGGGCAAGCTCCTTGAAGGAACCAAGGTTGAACTTAACAGAAACGGAACTGCTATTGCAAACAGCCTTACAAGGCAGACGGCTGAGCCTGATATTTTTGTTGGTGGTGATGTATTCACCGGTGCTAAATTTGCTATAGATGCGATAGCAGGTGGAAGAGAAGGCTATGTTTCAATCAACCGTTTCGTGCATGAGGGTAACAGGCTTGACCTTGCAAGAGACAGAAGAGAATTTATTGAACTTGACAAGGATGATATTTCTGTAGAGACTTTTGATAATGCCAAGAGACAGATCCCCGGTAAAAAAGCCGGAGTGGCTCAGGAAACCTTTGAGGATCTGAGACTTACTCTTACAGAAGAACAGGTCAAGACAGAGGCAGCAAGATGCCTTGGGTGTGGCGCAACAACCGTAGATGAGAACAGATGTATCGGATGCGGTCTTTGCACAACCAAGTGCGAGTTTGATGCCATTCATCTCACAAGAGATGTACCTGCTGCGAGCACAATGGTCAGAGCTGAAGATAAACTTAAGAAGGTCGGACCATATGCTGCTAAGAGGGCAGGCAGAATTGTTATCAACAAGATTCTTGGTGATAAATAA
- a CDS encoding diacylglycerol/polyprenol kinase family protein — translation MSTYSKEVFRKTLHVVVLFFTIFWFYMYEDWKKSVLTIAVVLIIVYPILLLLSKVPGMTKLVNARKTGEFANSFAALMIMFIVVASICWGWLGDRAIGIASIFAWGPGDAAAALIGKKFGSIKIGRKHKKSLQGSIAMFVFSFASVIAVYMVFGKYNVGFTVLAALLTAFVSATVELLVENGFDTFYCPVSAMGVLVYLR, via the coding sequence ATGTCTACATACAGTAAAGAGGTATTTAGGAAAACATTACATGTAGTTGTGCTTTTCTTTACAATCTTCTGGTTTTATATGTATGAAGATTGGAAAAAGTCAGTACTTACCATTGCTGTAGTGCTCATTATTGTTTATCCGATCTTACTACTGCTTTCCAAGGTTCCTGGCATGACAAAACTTGTTAATGCCAGGAAAACCGGGGAGTTTGCCAACAGCTTTGCAGCCCTGATGATAATGTTCATTGTCGTTGCCAGTATCTGCTGGGGATGGCTGGGGGACAGGGCAATTGGCATAGCATCGATATTTGCCTGGGGGCCAGGTGATGCTGCTGCAGCTCTGATAGGCAAGAAATTCGGCTCTATCAAGATTGGAAGGAAACATAAAAAGTCACTTCAGGGATCTATAGCCATGTTTGTGTTTTCTTTTGCCTCGGTCATAGCAGTTTACATGGTATTTGGTAAATACAATGTGGGATTTACAGTTCTGGCAGCCTTATTAACTGCCTTTGTAAGCGCCACAGTTGAACTGCTGGTTGAAAATGGTTTTGATACATTTTATTGCCCTGTCAGCGCCATGGGAGTGCTGGTTTATTTGAGATGA
- a CDS encoding phospho-sugar mutase encodes MDYKSRYQEWLDKLSDSDPLKAELEAIKGDDKEIEDRFYQDLSFGTAGLRGKVGAGTNRMNFLTVGKASQGVADYIVSKGKEACEKGVVIAHDPRHFSKEFSQLAAGIFAANGIKVYTFPDLRPTPELAFMVRRLGTVSGINITASHNPREYNGYKAYWDDGCQVSSDVADGMTEKINAVDIWTGIKTSDFDEGVKSGKIVVLGAEYDREYLDKIEGMAIHEGDELDLSIPLVYTPLNGCGSIPFRQMLTDRGFSNWKIVPEQENPDPDFTTVGYPNPEDPKAFKLSEQYGREFGAELLMATDPDSDRFAIEIRDDNGNYIPLNGNQTGYLLVNYVLEGRKDAGTLPAKGAMVKSIVTSTLSTIMAKAYGIEMFETLTGFKNICGKIPYLHENGYTYLFGYEESVGYAVCEDIRDKDGISAGMLVAEAAAYYRKQGKTLWDVLQEIYAKYGFFAEDEPNMVLEGIPGAQRIQRMMKWFRENIPTSVAGAKVEKVIDYINGYEDIPAQNAIRLFLDNGSWFAIRPSGTEPKIKFYFYSNRDSRENALETNRKIKEEIFGLIDSVE; translated from the coding sequence ATGGATTATAAGTCAAGATATCAGGAGTGGCTGGATAAATTATCGGATTCTGATCCGCTTAAGGCTGAGCTTGAGGCTATTAAGGGTGATGATAAGGAAATCGAAGACAGATTCTATCAGGATCTTTCTTTTGGTACAGCCGGACTTCGCGGAAAGGTTGGAGCAGGAACAAACCGTATGAACTTCCTTACAGTAGGTAAGGCGTCTCAGGGGGTTGCTGATTATATTGTCTCCAAGGGAAAAGAGGCTTGTGAGAAGGGCGTTGTAATAGCTCATGATCCAAGACACTTTTCAAAAGAGTTTTCTCAGCTTGCTGCCGGTATTTTTGCAGCAAATGGAATCAAAGTATATACTTTCCCGGATCTTCGTCCTACTCCTGAACTTGCATTCATGGTAAGACGTCTTGGAACAGTATCAGGAATCAATATTACAGCTTCACACAACCCAAGAGAGTACAATGGCTACAAGGCATATTGGGATGATGGATGTCAGGTTTCATCAGATGTTGCTGATGGAATGACAGAGAAGATCAATGCTGTAGATATCTGGACAGGAATTAAGACATCAGACTTTGACGAGGGAGTAAAGTCAGGCAAGATAGTTGTTCTTGGTGCTGAATATGACAGAGAGTATCTTGATAAGATTGAGGGAATGGCTATTCATGAGGGAGATGAACTGGATCTTTCCATCCCTCTTGTGTACACACCACTTAACGGCTGCGGATCAATTCCATTCAGACAGATGCTTACAGACAGAGGGTTCTCTAACTGGAAGATAGTTCCTGAACAGGAAAATCCTGATCCTGATTTTACAACAGTTGGATATCCTAATCCGGAGGACCCTAAAGCGTTCAAGCTTTCAGAGCAGTATGGTAGAGAGTTTGGAGCAGAGCTTTTGATGGCTACAGATCCTGATTCTGACAGATTTGCCATAGAAATCAGAGATGACAATGGCAACTACATTCCTCTTAACGGTAACCAGACAGGATATCTTCTTGTCAACTACGTATTAGAGGGACGTAAGGATGCCGGTACACTTCCTGCCAAGGGAGCTATGGTTAAGTCTATTGTAACTTCAACTCTTTCTACTATTATGGCCAAAGCCTATGGTATAGAGATGTTTGAGACACTTACAGGCTTTAAGAATATCTGTGGTAAGATCCCATATCTTCACGAGAATGGTTATACCTATCTCTTTGGATATGAAGAGTCTGTTGGCTATGCTGTATGTGAAGATATCAGAGATAAGGACGGTATTTCCGCAGGTATGCTTGTTGCTGAGGCTGCAGCTTATTATCGTAAGCAGGGCAAGACTCTTTGGGATGTGCTTCAGGAAATCTATGCTAAATATGGCTTCTTTGCAGAGGATGAGCCTAATATGGTTCTGGAAGGAATACCTGGTGCTCAGCGTATTCAGCGTATGATGAAATGGTTTAGAGAGAATATCCCTACATCTGTAGCCGGTGCCAAGGTTGAGAAGGTTATTGACTATATCAATGGCTATGAAGATATTCCTGCTCAGAATGCTATAAGACTTTTCCTTGATAATGGTTCATGGTTTGCTATCAGACCTTCAGGAACAGAGCCTAAGATCAAGTTCTATTTCTACTCAAACAGAGATAGCAGAGAGAATGCACTTGAAACTAACAGGAAGATAAAAGAAGAAATCTTCGGACTTATTGATTCTGTGGAATAA
- a CDS encoding cation transporter encodes MTEEKLDKKSGYKTLLLSVILSSPGPLVLGIGLTIGRSSTQISDFTRRTAELLAIIASFVVYIMTHKEGMDDFTKRKIEKISNTFVGIIMCISGISMIVLAFVSDGGSKGNVLPAFVIALLGAITNTLFWRKYTKLHSHNGNAILGVQARLYGAKSIVDVCVTLTLFVVATMPDSKVSFYFDLVGSILVSLYMLRSGIKTIVENRLNN; translated from the coding sequence ATGACCGAAGAAAAACTTGATAAAAAAAGCGGATATAAAACCTTACTTTTGTCTGTGATACTAAGTTCTCCGGGACCATTAGTACTGGGAATCGGACTTACTATTGGACGAAGTTCAACCCAGATATCGGACTTTACCAGAAGAACCGCTGAATTACTCGCTATTATAGCTTCTTTTGTGGTCTATATCATGACTCACAAAGAGGGCATGGATGACTTTACAAAAAGAAAAATAGAGAAGATCAGTAATACATTTGTTGGAATTATCATGTGTATCAGTGGTATCAGCATGATCGTTCTGGCATTTGTTTCAGATGGCGGCAGCAAGGGAAATGTGTTGCCTGCCTTTGTAATAGCTCTTTTGGGAGCTATTACAAATACTCTTTTCTGGCGTAAGTACACTAAACTACATTCTCATAACGGAAATGCCATTTTGGGTGTGCAGGCAAGGTTGTATGGGGCTAAATCAATCGTAGATGTTTGTGTTACGCTTACCCTGTTTGTTGTGGCGACTATGCCGGATTCAAAGGTATCTTTTTATTTTGATTTGGTCGGTTCCATACTGGTTTCTCTATATATGCTCAGAAGCGGTATTAAGACCATAGTAGAGAATAGATTAAACAACTGA